One genomic window of Mailhella massiliensis includes the following:
- the nuoE gene encoding NADH-quinone oxidoreductase subunit NuoE, which produces MSCNCTANPIDLAPLMDILKPYRQNSKGALIPVLQQAQDVYGYLPQEVLECIASELRIPVAEVFGVVTFYAQFHLNPRGRNIVRVCQGTACHVRGGASILEAVSHHLDIKPGETTKDLNFTLETVACLGACGLAPVMMVNDNTHGRLTPDDIPGILDSYLA; this is translated from the coding sequence ATGTCTTGCAACTGCACGGCCAACCCCATTGACCTTGCTCCGCTCATGGACATTCTGAAACCCTACAGGCAGAACTCGAAGGGGGCTCTCATCCCCGTTCTGCAGCAGGCGCAGGATGTCTACGGTTACCTGCCGCAGGAAGTGCTTGAATGCATCGCTTCCGAACTTCGCATTCCCGTTGCTGAAGTGTTCGGCGTGGTCACCTTCTATGCCCAGTTCCACCTCAATCCCCGCGGCAGGAACATCGTCCGCGTGTGCCAGGGAACCGCCTGCCATGTCCGCGGCGGCGCTTCCATTCTGGAAGCGGTGAGCCACCACCTCGACATCAAGCCCGGCGAAACCACCAAGGACCTCAACTTCACGCTGGAAACCGTGGCCTGCCTCGGTGCCTGCGGTCTTGCCCCCGTCATGATGGTCAACGACAACACCCACGGCCGCCTGACCCCCGACGACATTCCCGGTATCCTCGACAGCTACCTGGCCTAA
- a CDS encoding tripartite tricarboxylate transporter substrate binding protein, whose amino-acid sequence MLHFFRIAAWLLFCALPAATFAPQALAAKGSVRLTVAFSPGGALDGAARALAREAEKELGVDIVVQNMPSGAGMTAVAQLAADKADGTRLAACAGNALLFLPRKNDVPYDPLLDVEPVIVFGQASPVLVTRPDAPWKDWESFLEATKKSGGSMRIGVPGLGTPSHTALAMMAGKDPELVWRFIPFGGPGEAETALLGGHVDAAASGALPRISQGQLSPLMILAGTRLDALPQVPCLADGGFADPGRGDASFFLLAPKNVSEETLNRLEAAFAKAAASASFRKTLEHFSVAPVLMNRQEAKAFLAEAWKEEDAGLRAAGLAR is encoded by the coding sequence ATGTTACACTTTTTCCGTATTGCGGCATGGCTTCTTTTCTGTGCTCTGCCTGCCGCGACGTTCGCGCCTCAGGCTCTTGCAGCAAAGGGAAGCGTACGGCTCACCGTAGCCTTCAGTCCGGGGGGAGCGCTTGACGGCGCGGCCCGGGCGCTGGCCCGCGAGGCGGAAAAGGAACTGGGCGTCGACATCGTCGTCCAGAACATGCCGAGCGGTGCGGGCATGACGGCCGTGGCGCAGCTTGCCGCAGACAAAGCGGACGGCACGCGCCTTGCCGCATGCGCGGGCAACGCGCTTCTCTTCCTCCCCCGCAAAAACGACGTACCCTACGATCCTCTTCTGGACGTGGAGCCCGTCATCGTCTTCGGGCAGGCTTCGCCCGTGCTGGTCACACGGCCCGACGCCCCCTGGAAGGACTGGGAATCCTTCCTTGAAGCAACGAAGAAAAGCGGAGGAAGCATGCGCATCGGCGTTCCCGGTCTGGGTACGCCCTCGCATACGGCGCTCGCCATGATGGCCGGAAAGGACCCGGAGCTCGTATGGCGCTTCATTCCTTTCGGCGGTCCGGGAGAAGCCGAAACGGCTCTTCTGGGAGGCCATGTGGACGCCGCCGCGAGCGGAGCCCTGCCCCGCATCAGTCAGGGACAGCTTTCCCCTCTTATGATTCTTGCCGGAACGAGACTGGATGCTCTGCCACAGGTGCCCTGTCTTGCCGACGGAGGCTTCGCCGATCCGGGCCGGGGTGACGCCTCCTTCTTTCTGCTGGCCCCGAAAAACGTGTCTGAGGAAACGCTGAACCGCCTGGAAGCGGCCTTTGCCAAAGCCGCCGCAAGCGCATCGTTCAGAAAGACCCTGGAACACTTTTCCGTCGCCCCCGTTCTCATGAATCGGCAGGAAGCGAAAGCATTCCTTGCCGAAGCATGGAAGGAGGAAGACGCCGGGCTCAGAGCCGCAGGCCTGGCCCGGTAG
- a CDS encoding tripartite tricarboxylate transporter permease has translation MDTLFADPSLYSGVWAGISAIFSAPALWLLVLAGVFCGMTVGVLPGFGPPAAMALLFPLVYTLEPLPGISLLAGIFYGAKYGGAVTSILMGIPGEADAVATLFEGRPLALAGKAKEALAAATLASFTGGTLSVFGMILLAPALSQAALFFGPSGRAAVMACALVLVAFTSPGGARRNTCMIFLGFVLALPGMDPVYGMPRLTFGSWRLSDGVQLTSLLLGIFGLGDLMDALLQPRGTSGEKSVSSAPPLRRLRAAKAALRGCLIGFATGLIPCGAGVTASFASHALEKRISRSPEDFGKGAWEGLAGPEASNNAAAMASFAPLLLLGLPTNPITAALLGALTVVGVVPGPSLPQNQPDFYWGFIFCLLMGNVLLLVLGLGLAGFWARLARLPFRLLWPVILMLCLIGSYVGADGISGPVQCLAFGLLAVFLRRHGCSPAPLVLAFVLGPALETHLLQTLLSWW, from the coding sequence ATGGATACCCTCTTCGCCGATCCCTCCCTTTATTCCGGCGTATGGGCCGGAATCTCGGCCATCTTCTCCGCGCCCGCTCTCTGGCTGCTGGTACTTGCCGGTGTGTTCTGCGGCATGACGGTAGGCGTTCTGCCGGGGTTCGGCCCGCCCGCAGCCATGGCCCTGCTCTTTCCTCTTGTCTATACGCTCGAGCCTCTGCCCGGCATTTCTCTACTGGCGGGCATCTTCTACGGCGCAAAGTACGGGGGAGCGGTCACCTCCATTCTCATGGGTATTCCCGGCGAGGCGGATGCCGTGGCCACGCTGTTTGAAGGCAGGCCCCTGGCGCTTGCCGGAAAGGCGAAAGAGGCCCTTGCCGCAGCCACGCTCGCCTCCTTCACGGGGGGAACGCTCTCCGTATTCGGCATGATACTGCTTGCGCCCGCACTCTCGCAGGCTGCGCTGTTCTTCGGCCCCTCGGGTCGTGCCGCCGTCATGGCATGCGCGCTTGTGCTTGTGGCGTTCACCAGTCCCGGCGGAGCAAGGCGCAACACCTGCATGATCTTTCTCGGCTTCGTGCTCGCCCTGCCCGGCATGGACCCCGTCTACGGCATGCCCCGCCTCACCTTCGGTTCCTGGAGACTTTCCGACGGCGTGCAGCTCACTTCTCTGCTGCTCGGCATCTTCGGCCTGGGCGATCTCATGGACGCGCTTCTTCAGCCCCGCGGAACCTCCGGGGAAAAAAGCGTCTCCTCTGCGCCGCCGCTGCGCCGCCTCCGGGCGGCAAAAGCCGCCCTGCGCGGCTGTCTCATAGGTTTTGCCACAGGCCTCATTCCCTGCGGCGCAGGCGTGACCGCAAGCTTTGCCTCTCATGCACTGGAAAAACGCATAAGCCGCAGTCCCGAAGACTTCGGCAAGGGCGCATGGGAAGGCCTTGCCGGGCCGGAGGCCTCCAACAACGCCGCGGCCATGGCCTCCTTCGCTCCGCTTCTTCTGCTGGGGCTTCCCACCAACCCCATCACGGCGGCCCTGCTCGGCGCGCTCACCGTGGTGGGCGTCGTGCCGGGCCCCTCGCTTCCGCAGAATCAGCCCGACTTCTACTGGGGCTTCATTTTCTGCCTGCTCATGGGCAACGTGCTCCTTCTTGTCCTCGGCCTGGGGCTTGCCGGGTTCTGGGCGCGCCTTGCCCGCCTTCCCTTCCGCCTTCTCTGGCCCGTCATCCTCATGCTCTGCCTCATCGGCTCCTATGTGGGGGCGGACGGCATTTCCGGCCCCGTGCAGTGCCTCGCCTTCGGTCTGCTGGCCGTTTTTCTCAGAAGGCACGGCTGCTCCCCCGCGCCCCTCGTGCTGGCCTTCGTGCTCGGCCCCGCCCTGGAAACGCACCTTCTGCAGACCCTGCTCTCCTGGTGGTAG
- a CDS encoding tripartite tricarboxylate transporter TctB family protein: MIPFSVLLRRRALRILLFSAGVIALLASPPAFSEGLPGPGLWSRVTGAGLLACAMLTPAASERKEEKRRGLRPLLGLVLSALLWTALLLPAGWAAATFLAGIFACRKAGCSWKESLLIPALLCLLLYAGMVRLLQWPLPEGLFFPFFAGA; encoded by the coding sequence ATGATCCCGTTCTCCGTTCTTCTCCGCCGCCGCGCCCTCCGCATCCTCCTGTTTTCCGCCGGAGTTATTGCGCTGCTCGCCTCTCCTCCCGCCTTTTCCGAGGGACTGCCCGGCCCCGGGCTCTGGAGCCGCGTCACGGGCGCAGGGCTTCTTGCCTGCGCCATGCTCACCCCGGCCGCTTCAGAAAGGAAGGAGGAAAAAAGGCGCGGCCTGCGCCCTCTTCTCGGCCTCGTCCTTTCCGCTCTGCTCTGGACAGCGCTGCTTCTTCCCGCAGGCTGGGCCGCGGCCACGTTTCTTGCCGGAATCTTCGCATGCAGAAAGGCGGGCTGCAGCTGGAAGGAAAGCCTGCTCATTCCCGCCCTGCTCTGCCTGCTGCTCTACGCAGGCATGGTGCGCCTTCTGCAATGGCCCCTGCCCGAAGGTCTTTTTTTTCCTTTTTTCGCCGGAGCCTGA
- the infA gene encoding translation initiation factor IF-1, with protein MPKEDAIEVDGIVEEALPNAMFRVKLENGHEVLSHISGKMRKFYIRILPGDRVKVELSPYDLTRGRITYRMK; from the coding sequence ATGCCTAAAGAAGACGCCATAGAAGTGGACGGCATCGTGGAAGAAGCTCTTCCCAATGCCATGTTCCGCGTGAAGCTGGAAAACGGCCACGAAGTGCTTTCCCATATTTCCGGAAAGATGCGCAAGTTTTATATCCGCATTCTGCCCGGCGACCGCGTGAAGGTCGAGCTTTCGCCCTACGATCTCACCCGCGGCCGTATCACCTACCGTATGAAGTAG
- a CDS encoding DUF4911 domain-containing protein yields the protein MLLIRIAPGDTGLFRYLLEGGGGHLAMLTVLDPKRALFKLLFSPHQREELLELLAGMRRTVPFEIFDHPCSPGRRAGNGAFEGKRT from the coding sequence ATGCTGCTGATCCGTATCGCTCCCGGTGATACGGGTCTTTTTCGTTATCTTCTGGAAGGCGGGGGCGGGCATCTTGCCATGCTTACGGTGCTCGATCCGAAAAGGGCGCTGTTCAAGCTGCTGTTTTCCCCGCATCAGCGGGAGGAGCTTCTCGAGCTTCTGGCGGGCATGAGGCGGACCGTACCCTTTGAGATTTTCGATCATCCGTGCTCTCCGGGGCGGAGAGCCGGAAACGGAGCGTTTGAGGGGAAAAGAACATGA
- a CDS encoding LemA family protein: MIVAGIVAVVALALVLALILLHNAMVRGRNLAEEAWSGINVQLRRRHDLVPLLVSAVQGYALHEKDVLSAVSAARQAGMKAAGGDIHTVGEAEKGLSLALGRLMAVAEAYPELKAGENFLQLQKSLAELENDIQMARRYYNGTVRDQNNRIMQFPGNLVAARFGFEPMEYFELSAEEEAALPGGYPVR, from the coding sequence ATGATTGTCGCCGGAATCGTTGCCGTCGTCGCGCTGGCTCTGGTGCTGGCGCTCATTCTTCTGCACAACGCCATGGTGCGCGGCCGCAACCTTGCCGAAGAGGCGTGGAGCGGCATCAATGTGCAGCTTCGGCGCAGGCACGATCTCGTGCCTCTGCTCGTCAGCGCGGTGCAGGGCTACGCTCTGCATGAAAAGGATGTGCTTTCCGCCGTATCGGCGGCAAGGCAGGCGGGCATGAAGGCCGCCGGAGGCGACATTCACACCGTGGGCGAGGCGGAAAAGGGGCTTTCCCTTGCGCTCGGTCGCCTGATGGCTGTGGCGGAAGCCTATCCCGAGCTCAAGGCGGGGGAAAACTTTCTTCAGCTTCAGAAGTCCCTTGCCGAGCTGGAAAACGATATTCAGATGGCGCGCCGCTACTATAACGGTACCGTGCGCGACCAGAACAACCGCATCATGCAGTTTCCCGGAAACCTTGTGGCCGCAAGGTTCGGCTTTGAACCCATGGAGTACTTCGAGCTTTCCGCCGAGGAGGAAGCTGCGCTGCCCGGGGGCTATCCCGTCCGGTAG